The following proteins come from a genomic window of Gimesia chilikensis:
- the cpaB gene encoding Flp pilus assembly protein CpaB — protein MKLKSLMMLVVAVGCGLVAMLGVRQVLNRDNQKEEVKRANVLVTISEIAPGTPLTESNVKFKSWPIDQIPEGSVTKLEEYKERSIKTRAVPGEIVMKAKLSEQGVRGASVEIPDGKRVFTTSVDMTKTHSGLILPGDFVDVYVTFTARKQQGGLSTITKVILERVKIFATDHLTDVGGTESNQVKSKNISLLLSPREGAILKLAEKKGEVHLALRSQSDDSDTEDVQFDDQELAEVFSIDGSEYLQDDEETQGDVKEDKQPVVKQSQENTKSAKEFLDQQQEPQMMTSAEVEVEPMEEEKKMWQIEIYSGEEKIVQEVELLEEELSDQQAALKNLWDSFTKRQKQKIN, from the coding sequence ATGAAACTGAAGTCATTGATGATGTTGGTAGTCGCAGTCGGCTGTGGTTTAGTTGCGATGTTGGGCGTCCGACAGGTTCTGAATCGGGATAATCAGAAGGAAGAGGTTAAACGAGCGAACGTGCTGGTGACCATTTCCGAGATTGCTCCCGGGACTCCCCTGACGGAATCCAACGTGAAGTTTAAATCATGGCCCATTGATCAAATACCAGAAGGCTCAGTGACAAAGCTGGAAGAATATAAAGAGCGCTCAATTAAAACCCGGGCCGTTCCTGGCGAAATCGTGATGAAAGCGAAGCTCAGTGAACAAGGTGTAAGGGGCGCATCAGTTGAGATTCCAGATGGAAAACGGGTCTTTACGACATCGGTCGATATGACCAAAACACACAGTGGTTTGATACTCCCGGGTGACTTTGTTGATGTGTATGTGACATTCACGGCGCGAAAGCAACAGGGGGGATTGTCGACCATCACAAAAGTAATTCTGGAGCGCGTCAAGATCTTTGCCACGGATCATCTCACTGACGTTGGTGGAACCGAAAGCAATCAGGTCAAATCCAAGAACATATCGTTACTGCTCTCTCCCCGTGAAGGAGCGATTCTGAAGCTGGCTGAGAAAAAAGGAGAAGTTCACCTCGCCCTGCGGTCGCAATCAGATGATTCTGACACCGAGGACGTTCAGTTTGACGATCAGGAACTGGCAGAAGTCTTTTCAATTGATGGCAGTGAATATCTGCAGGATGATGAAGAGACACAGGGCGATGTAAAAGAAGACAAGCAGCCTGTTGTTAAGCAGTCACAGGAAAATACGAAGTCGGCAAAAGAGTTTCTCGATCAACAGCAAGAGCCTCAGATGATGACCTCTGCTGAAGTCGAAGTCGAGCCGATGGAAGAAGAGAAGAAAATGTGGCAGATTGAGATTTATTCAGGTGAAGAAAAAATTGTTCAGGAAGTGGAACTGCTGGAAGAGGAACTGAGTGACCAGCAGGCAGCTCTGAAAAATCTGTGGGACTCGTTTACGAAAAGACAGAAACAGAAAATCAATTGA
- a CDS encoding type II and III secretion system protein family protein, which yields MLAFNKFFKVHGLSLCLALVFNLIGTTAYSQNEPPVPPGASEPVVQVSSEQMKLEVTEKFSKILKFPGKIKRVDGFDPTVLNVTALTPNEIRVQALVPGVTTLVITDENGKIYSVETFVSGDARHLQAYLKELFPRSSVTAIKVQDSVVLRGWVTEPEAITEMVEIAEQFFPNGVLNQMKLAGVQQVLLKVKIMEVQRSKIRQLGVNWLFLNQSGYVYSNPGSLVPLTGISVPFGGPPALTASQQLLGNATMGFGLVGDNSIFQSFIEALKQEALLKILAEPELVTTSGRPANLLSGGEFPILVPQSLGTVTIEWREFGVRMEAVPIVLGNGRLRLEVQPEVSERDFSNAVQVSGTTVPGLTVRRANTAVEMNFGETMVIAGLISSRKTAETSKTPFLGELPVVGAAFRRVRYTEGETELVIMVTPELVSPLKSGQIPPGGPGRFTATPTDRELYGDGVLEVPSYGDKCPDCRYSVPGPISPESMMQMEDNVLPPASRSQMPPPPAPPTIQSEVIHKPAMSPEELKALQEQQKMQQAPAKPVAGAQGMKVPDLTEGTQGQWKAKQKTGNSAPAPKPGTLSTPPKGQPGLIGPGG from the coding sequence ATGCTGGCCTTCAACAAATTCTTCAAAGTTCATGGACTCTCACTCTGTCTGGCGCTGGTCTTCAATTTGATCGGTACCACGGCGTATTCTCAGAACGAACCACCCGTTCCGCCCGGAGCAAGTGAGCCGGTTGTCCAGGTTTCATCCGAGCAGATGAAACTGGAAGTGACCGAAAAGTTCTCCAAGATTCTGAAGTTTCCCGGCAAGATTAAGCGTGTCGACGGCTTCGACCCCACGGTTTTGAATGTCACCGCGCTGACTCCCAACGAAATTCGAGTGCAGGCTCTGGTGCCTGGAGTGACCACTCTGGTCATTACTGATGAAAACGGAAAGATCTATTCGGTAGAGACCTTCGTCAGTGGTGATGCCCGTCACCTGCAGGCTTATCTTAAAGAACTCTTTCCCCGCTCTTCTGTCACCGCAATCAAAGTGCAGGATTCGGTTGTGCTGCGAGGCTGGGTAACCGAGCCCGAAGCGATTACCGAAATGGTCGAAATCGCAGAACAGTTTTTCCCTAACGGCGTTTTGAATCAGATGAAGCTGGCTGGTGTGCAGCAGGTTTTGCTGAAAGTCAAAATCATGGAAGTACAACGTTCCAAGATTCGGCAGTTGGGCGTGAACTGGCTGTTCCTGAACCAGAGCGGATATGTTTACAGTAACCCGGGGTCACTGGTGCCGCTAACGGGGATTTCTGTTCCCTTCGGTGGTCCACCGGCTCTGACTGCTTCCCAGCAGCTGCTGGGGAATGCCACTATGGGCTTTGGTCTCGTTGGCGATAACAGCATCTTCCAGTCCTTCATCGAAGCGTTAAAACAGGAAGCCTTACTGAAAATTCTGGCAGAACCGGAACTGGTTACCACCAGTGGCCGCCCTGCTAACCTGCTGTCTGGTGGTGAATTTCCGATTCTCGTACCTCAGAGTCTGGGGACGGTGACCATTGAATGGCGTGAGTTTGGTGTTCGCATGGAAGCAGTTCCCATCGTACTGGGAAATGGACGTCTGCGACTCGAAGTACAACCTGAAGTCAGTGAACGTGACTTTTCTAACGCGGTACAGGTTTCCGGAACTACTGTCCCCGGTTTGACTGTGCGGCGGGCCAATACAGCTGTGGAAATGAACTTTGGTGAGACCATGGTCATCGCCGGTCTGATCTCCAGCCGAAAAACGGCTGAGACATCCAAGACTCCCTTCCTGGGCGAGCTGCCTGTCGTGGGAGCTGCATTCCGCCGGGTACGGTATACGGAAGGCGAAACGGAACTCGTGATCATGGTGACGCCGGAACTGGTCTCGCCACTGAAATCGGGACAGATTCCTCCGGGAGGACCAGGGCGGTTCACCGCGACACCAACCGATCGTGAATTGTATGGAGATGGAGTGCTGGAAGTTCCCAGCTATGGAGACAAATGTCCTGACTGCCGCTATTCAGTGCCTGGACCGATCAGCCCTGAGTCTATGATGCAGATGGAAGATAATGTACTGCCACCCGCTTCCCGGTCGCAGATGCCACCTCCGCCTGCACCACCGACGATCCAGTCTGAGGTGATTCATAAGCCCGCAATGTCTCCTGAGGAACTGAAAGCTCTGCAGGAACAGCAGAAGATGCAACAGGCTCCGGCGAAACCGGTCGCCGGTGCTCAGGGGATGAAAGTCCCTGACCTGACCGAGGGGACGCAAGGACAGTGGAAGGCGAAGCAGAAAACAGGAAATTCCGCACCAGCTCCCAAACCGGGGACTTTAAGTACACCACCCAAAGGACAGCCTGGTTTAATTGGACCGGGGGGCTAG
- a CDS encoding AAA family ATPase, with amino-acid sequence MSGVVRLSIIDPNEATRNELKNMLIGVDMVWLEAECSRYEFFTEVVSQTKPDIALISLDANPELALNLIAQVTRDLPSCSVIVVSSSQEGSLILRAMRNGAKEFLGFPLVLEDFLSALNRIQIASGKLEGGEHKAPRSSQVITVAGVSGGVGCTSLAINLACCLASNEHNSVAVIDLDLALGDTDVWLDIIPDYTIQDVAENISRLDYSLLKRSLTKHNCGAFLLPRPVQMDMSTQINTDVLRRIIALLRATFTHLVIDVSKSYNSLDLAAMELSDTVLLTAQLDLPCLRNVVRLSQFFDNHDQIADKVKVVMNRLGLEDTQISINKALETIGREIFAQIPNDYATMVESRNNGVPLVMQAPKAKLTRSIMQLAAHVGGDSLSHDEDSAAKKKKSLFGFLNHSK; translated from the coding sequence ATGAGTGGAGTAGTTCGACTATCAATTATTGATCCGAATGAGGCGACGCGCAATGAGCTGAAAAACATGCTGATTGGTGTCGATATGGTCTGGCTCGAGGCTGAGTGCAGTCGATATGAATTCTTCACCGAGGTGGTCTCACAGACCAAGCCGGACATTGCTCTGATTTCTCTGGATGCAAATCCTGAACTGGCACTGAACCTGATTGCCCAGGTGACCCGTGACCTGCCCAGTTGCAGTGTCATCGTGGTCAGCAGCTCGCAGGAAGGCAGCCTGATCCTGCGTGCCATGCGAAACGGGGCCAAAGAGTTCCTGGGCTTCCCGCTGGTACTGGAAGACTTCCTGTCTGCGCTGAATCGGATCCAGATCGCTTCGGGAAAATTAGAAGGTGGCGAGCACAAAGCGCCTCGTTCCAGCCAGGTCATTACCGTGGCTGGAGTGAGTGGCGGCGTGGGCTGTACTTCACTGGCCATCAATCTGGCCTGCTGTCTGGCGAGCAACGAACACAACAGCGTTGCGGTGATTGACTTGGATCTCGCACTGGGAGATACGGATGTCTGGCTGGACATCATTCCCGATTACACGATTCAGGACGTGGCTGAGAATATTTCCCGTCTAGATTATTCACTGCTGAAACGATCATTGACCAAACATAACTGTGGTGCGTTTCTGTTGCCGCGACCAGTGCAGATGGATATGTCTACGCAAATCAATACGGACGTACTCAGGCGAATTATTGCCCTGTTGCGGGCTACATTCACCCATCTGGTGATCGACGTCAGCAAGAGCTATAACAGTCTCGACCTGGCTGCGATGGAGCTTTCCGATACCGTTTTATTGACAGCACAGCTGGACCTGCCCTGCTTACGGAATGTGGTACGTCTTTCCCAGTTCTTCGACAACCATGATCAGATCGCTGACAAAGTGAAGGTGGTCATGAATCGTCTGGGGCTGGAAGATACACAGATCAGTATCAACAAAGCGCTGGAAACGATCGGTCGCGAGATTTTCGCGCAGATCCCCAACGATTATGCCACAATGGTTGAGTCCCGTAATAACGGGGTCCCACTGGTTATGCAGGCCCCCAAGGCCAAGCTCACCCGCAGTATTATGCAGCTGGCTGCACACGTGGGGGGAGACAGCCTGTCCCATGATGAAGACTCAGCCGCCAAGAAGAAAAAGAGTCTTTTTGGGTTCCTGAATCATTCCAAGTAG
- a CDS encoding DinB family protein: MSIDIATIPELLKFNRIMTLKILDEISEFSDPTSALTFRPGPGRAHIAWQIMHLGITEELFASQRLRSTDSSLTQWFDSYQKGSNASDEIPSIDTIRSVLSESRENVLDAISQITAADLETVPAGLSERGWTNQMALQILCWHEPHHQGQAHLTLNSWKAQQ; this comes from the coding sequence ATGAGTATCGATATCGCCACGATCCCCGAACTGCTCAAGTTTAACCGGATCATGACCTTAAAAATATTGGATGAAATCAGTGAGTTCTCCGATCCGACCAGCGCGCTGACCTTCCGACCTGGCCCCGGACGGGCACATATCGCCTGGCAGATCATGCATCTGGGCATCACGGAAGAGCTTTTCGCCTCACAGCGTCTGCGCTCAACGGATTCATCCCTCACTCAATGGTTCGATTCGTACCAGAAGGGGAGTAACGCCAGCGACGAAATCCCCTCGATCGACACCATTCGTTCGGTGCTGAGCGAATCCCGGGAAAATGTCCTCGATGCGATCTCGCAGATCACCGCAGCTGATCTGGAAACGGTTCCCGCAGGATTGAGTGAACGTGGCTGGACGAATCAGATGGCGTTACAGATTCTCTGCTGGCATGAGCCACACCATCAGGGGCAGGCCCATTTAACACTGAACTCCTGGAAAGCGCAGCAGTAA
- a CDS encoding bifunctional folylpolyglutamate synthase/dihydrofolate synthase: MGVLAERYQQSLDFLFGRLNYERMGSSKYSTQDFKLSRMEELLNLLGNPQNRIPTIHVAGTKGKGSTSVMMAEMLSAAGYRVGLFTSPHVTRYEERILVNGQQMEPEELVELVSELSQVVVQMDQAETGLSPTFFELTTALAWMQFARQSVDFAVMEVGLGGRLDSTNVCSPLVTVITNISYDHTALLGNTIEQITREKAGIIKAGIPVFSGVTQPEAIAVLEEISQEKQAPLYLMQRDFSGTSVEAAEMPVLSAATGLPCQQVEVQTPWSRLEQIPVSLLGAHQAINATLAVTVLDYLRQQGVEIPLDLLRKGMADLKWPARIELVQKQPPVVLDTAHNGASIQALVDTLSAGFSEPDRVLIFAVTRDKDVQEMLRTLLPHFQTVILTQYLSNPRRIPAEELHEITRSVQEEIGNASELVVTASPEAAWSRARSEATDKTLICVTGSFFIAAEMRELLLGKTDEVLLSGTC; the protein is encoded by the coding sequence ATGGGAGTCTTGGCAGAAAGATACCAGCAGAGCCTGGACTTTCTATTTGGTCGTCTCAATTATGAACGGATGGGGAGTAGCAAGTATTCCACCCAGGATTTCAAATTGAGCCGAATGGAGGAGTTATTGAATCTTCTGGGGAATCCTCAGAATCGGATCCCCACGATTCATGTCGCCGGAACCAAAGGAAAAGGTTCTACTTCGGTAATGATGGCAGAAATGCTTTCAGCAGCCGGCTATCGCGTGGGACTGTTTACTTCTCCACATGTGACTCGTTACGAAGAACGGATTCTAGTCAATGGTCAGCAGATGGAGCCGGAAGAACTGGTCGAGCTGGTAAGTGAGCTGTCCCAGGTCGTTGTGCAAATGGACCAGGCAGAGACTGGTCTGAGTCCGACATTTTTTGAGCTGACGACCGCTCTGGCCTGGATGCAGTTTGCTCGTCAGTCGGTTGACTTCGCGGTCATGGAAGTTGGTTTGGGAGGTCGACTCGATTCGACGAATGTCTGTTCGCCTCTGGTGACGGTCATCACGAATATCAGCTACGACCACACCGCCCTGCTGGGCAATACAATCGAACAGATTACCCGTGAAAAGGCGGGAATCATCAAAGCGGGGATTCCAGTCTTCAGTGGCGTTACCCAGCCCGAGGCGATTGCCGTGCTGGAGGAAATCAGCCAGGAGAAACAGGCTCCGCTCTATTTAATGCAGCGAGACTTTTCCGGAACATCAGTGGAAGCAGCTGAAATGCCGGTACTTTCAGCGGCAACCGGGCTTCCCTGTCAGCAGGTTGAAGTGCAAACCCCCTGGTCCAGGCTGGAACAGATTCCAGTGAGCCTGCTGGGGGCGCATCAGGCAATCAATGCGACTCTGGCGGTGACTGTTCTGGACTATCTGCGTCAACAGGGAGTCGAGATCCCGTTGGATCTGTTACGTAAAGGGATGGCAGACTTGAAATGGCCAGCCCGCATTGAACTGGTGCAGAAGCAGCCTCCCGTTGTTCTGGACACCGCACATAACGGTGCTTCGATTCAGGCTTTGGTTGATACGCTGTCGGCCGGTTTTTCTGAACCAGACCGGGTGCTGATTTTCGCGGTCACGCGGGACAAGGATGTGCAGGAGATGTTGAGAACACTGCTGCCTCATTTCCAGACAGTGATCCTGACACAATATCTTTCGAACCCGCGGCGGATTCCTGCAGAGGAACTGCATGAGATCACTCGATCGGTTCAAGAGGAGATCGGGAACGCGTCTGAACTGGTCGTGACTGCCAGTCCCGAAGCCGCCTGGTCGCGAGCCAGATCAGAAGCAACAGATAAAACTTTGATCTGTGTGACGGGGTCGTTTTTTATCGCAGCAGAGATGCGGGAACTGCTCCTCGGTAAAACTGATGAAGTGCTGCTGTCCGGGACCTGTTAA
- the pilM gene encoding type IV pilus assembly protein PilM: MAENQAVWGIEIGQAGLKAIRLRYAEAADQVIAVAFDYIPHPKILSQPDADPEELISQALDTFLSRNEIKGDVIAISVPGQTSLARFIQLPPVQSNRVPEIVKYEAKQQIPFALEDVIWDYQPLGGGIEEGGYMLDAEVGIFAMKRDQVLKTLKPFIDRKVEVELIQIAPLGLYNTLCYDSLGMRVDTDYDGNPEESSIVVDMGADSTTLMVTNGSKIWIRNVPIGGNHFTRALTKEMKLTFAKAEHLKCNATRSEDPRAVFQALRPVFNEYVSEIQRSIGYFSSVNREAKISKVYGTGNGFKLAGLQKFLQQNLQYEVERLDDFQGLVGDAVLNEPLFQDNILTFTVPYGIALQALKQTMIRTTLLPPEIATARKIRRKKPWAVVSAAALMVGLCISAVGYSNVANSVSKDRFGEAETKVNNLTTQVSGYKSSYDSAAGDFTTLIENGNKLVWNLDSRENWLEVYKAIDECLPRDVGDEIDNEQIAKSNRIKLPGITVTHHKDLAQWFEKLSPQAKSLLPPIDKEKPPEGEGYVFTLTGVHYHHDESKPTTDVGVLYVHETLLKNLQSWTVKNPNSQPVDVRKMGISHAVILKDEVRPFQYYPYGKPPGMRGTDGGMGRGFAGLGGGQPGMGALPGEDVGFGSSPMGPMGRPGVRPRPRPEKETKVIPLKKTTFTLEFVWQPIPVLEREENPPEAPAAEGEGGETPGAEGEAPPA, translated from the coding sequence ATGGCAGAAAATCAAGCTGTTTGGGGCATTGAAATAGGACAGGCCGGTTTGAAGGCCATCCGACTACGGTATGCCGAAGCGGCCGACCAGGTTATTGCGGTTGCCTTCGACTATATTCCGCATCCGAAAATTCTCAGCCAGCCCGATGCAGATCCCGAAGAATTGATCAGTCAGGCACTGGATACATTCCTCTCCCGTAACGAAATCAAGGGAGATGTGATTGCCATCAGCGTTCCGGGGCAGACCTCACTGGCCCGTTTCATCCAACTGCCGCCAGTCCAGTCCAACCGTGTTCCGGAAATCGTCAAGTACGAAGCCAAACAGCAGATCCCTTTCGCCCTGGAAGATGTTATCTGGGATTACCAGCCTCTGGGAGGCGGTATCGAAGAAGGGGGCTACATGCTGGATGCCGAAGTCGGTATCTTCGCCATGAAACGAGATCAGGTCCTCAAAACCCTGAAGCCGTTCATTGATCGTAAAGTCGAAGTGGAACTGATTCAGATCGCACCACTGGGTCTGTACAATACACTCTGCTACGACTCACTCGGCATGCGGGTTGATACCGATTACGACGGCAACCCGGAAGAGTCATCCATCGTGGTTGACATGGGTGCCGACAGTACCACCTTGATGGTAACGAACGGCAGCAAAATCTGGATCCGTAACGTTCCCATCGGCGGTAACCACTTCACACGTGCTTTGACCAAGGAAATGAAACTCACCTTTGCCAAAGCGGAACACCTGAAATGTAATGCCACCCGCTCCGAAGATCCTCGTGCGGTCTTCCAGGCGCTGCGTCCCGTGTTCAACGAATACGTCTCGGAAATCCAGCGTTCCATCGGATATTTCTCCAGTGTGAACCGCGAAGCCAAAATCTCTAAGGTCTACGGTACCGGCAATGGTTTCAAACTCGCCGGTCTGCAGAAATTCCTGCAGCAGAACCTGCAATACGAAGTCGAACGTCTGGATGACTTCCAGGGGCTGGTCGGCGATGCCGTCCTCAACGAACCCCTGTTCCAGGACAACATCCTGACTTTCACAGTGCCCTACGGGATCGCCCTGCAGGCACTCAAGCAGACCATGATTCGCACCACGCTTCTGCCACCGGAAATTGCGACGGCCCGCAAAATCCGCCGCAAGAAACCATGGGCGGTGGTCAGTGCTGCTGCTCTGATGGTCGGCCTCTGTATTTCAGCCGTCGGTTATAGCAATGTTGCTAATTCGGTCAGCAAAGATCGCTTTGGGGAAGCAGAAACAAAAGTCAATAACCTCACCACACAGGTCTCAGGCTATAAATCCAGCTATGACTCTGCTGCCGGGGATTTCACAACCCTGATCGAAAACGGTAACAAACTGGTCTGGAACCTCGATTCGCGCGAGAACTGGCTGGAAGTTTACAAGGCCATTGATGAATGTCTGCCCCGCGATGTCGGCGATGAAATCGACAACGAACAGATTGCCAAGAGCAACCGCATCAAGTTACCCGGTATCACAGTCACCCATCACAAAGATCTGGCCCAGTGGTTTGAAAAACTCTCTCCCCAGGCCAAATCGCTGTTGCCACCTATTGATAAAGAAAAGCCACCCGAAGGTGAAGGCTACGTCTTCACACTGACCGGCGTGCATTACCATCACGATGAATCCAAACCGACAACTGATGTCGGCGTACTCTACGTGCATGAAACACTACTCAAGAACCTGCAGTCCTGGACTGTCAAAAACCCGAATTCGCAACCGGTCGATGTTCGCAAAATGGGGATTTCCCATGCGGTCATTCTCAAGGACGAAGTTCGTCCCTTCCAGTACTATCCGTACGGTAAACCACCCGGTATGCGCGGCACGGACGGCGGTATGGGCCGCGGTTTCGCGGGACTGGGAGGCGGTCAGCCAGGCATGGGAGCGCTTCCGGGAGAGGATGTCGGCTTCGGTTCGTCTCCAATGGGTCCGATGGGACGTCCGGGAGTTCGCCCTCGACCACGTCCCGAGAAAGAAACGAAAGTCATCCCGCTGAAGAAGACCACCTTCACGCTGGAGTTCGTCTGGCAACCAATTCCAGTGCTTGAGCGAGAAGAAAATCCACCGGAAGCACCGGCTGCTGAAGGAGAAGGGGGAGAGACCCCCGGCGCTGAAGGCGAGGCTCCTCCTGCCTGA